In Janthinobacterium rivuli, a single genomic region encodes these proteins:
- a CDS encoding transferase spermidine synthase translates to MPENRSTTPPAPQVHTCGDRRRLEFQPGMIQSEMLLSRPDHLLLRYARAMMCFTLFVPRPRHILMVGLGGGSLLKFCHRHLPDTRITVLELRADVIALREQFMLPPDDARLRVIETDAVSYIRQHPGCADVLLLDGYDETGLPPALGSARFYADCLRALLPGGVLVANLFSYDEHYPAMLARLMLTFRGAVCHFDGIAGNNRIVFAAKPEPGQDADGRAMRMVRLVRWRRMAGLSFLNRWLPAWQLWRLRRQSGAGND, encoded by the coding sequence ATGCCGGAAAACAGAAGCACCACCCCGCCTGCCCCGCAGGTGCATACCTGTGGCGACCGGCGCCGCCTGGAATTCCAGCCCGGCATGATCCAGAGCGAAATGCTGCTGTCGCGCCCCGACCATCTGCTGCTGCGCTATGCGCGTGCCATGATGTGCTTTACCCTGTTCGTGCCGCGCCCACGGCACATCCTGATGGTGGGCCTGGGCGGCGGTTCGCTGCTGAAATTCTGCCACCGCCACCTGCCCGACACGCGCATTACGGTGCTGGAATTGCGCGCCGACGTGATCGCCCTGCGCGAGCAGTTCATGCTGCCGCCCGACGATGCGCGCCTGCGCGTCATCGAGACGGACGCCGTCAGCTATATCCGCCAGCATCCGGGCTGCGCCGACGTGCTGCTGCTCGACGGCTACGACGAGACGGGCTTGCCGCCGGCCCTGGGCAGCGCGCGCTTCTATGCGGACTGCCTGCGCGCGCTGCTGCCCGGCGGCGTACTGGTGGCCAACCTGTTCAGCTATGACGAGCACTATCCCGCCATGCTGGCGCGCCTGATGCTGACTTTCCGCGGCGCCGTGTGCCACTTCGACGGCATCGCCGGCAATAACCGCATCGTCTTTGCCGCCAAGCCCGAGCCGGGCCAGGACGCCGACGGCCGCGCCATGCGCATGGTGCGCCTGGTGCGCTGGCGCCGGATGGCCGGCCTGTCTTTCCTGAACCGATGGCTGCCGGCATGGCAGTTATGGCGCCTGCGCCGCCAGTCAGGCGCGGGCAACGACTGA
- a CDS encoding GGDEF domain-containing protein — MDIKTLVLALALGNLSLCAALFFFEYERKKSLSMSTWAVAKQCQAVAWCLLYFRGVLPDSLSILLGNSLLFAGMALDAGALWQAAGRSSWRRYVLPALGVSVGLFAACYLFDVAPLLRSAGGSLIVAGFFLAGVAALCLKWREASMLRRFLVVSMGLLSLLIAARGVLAATIPAFDAELLQLAGFGALYLMMLTNAFGYLLLSREKLGGELARLEVLDAATGVPNRRGFYQALAPWMALARRPGLPTALVVLNIDHFKRVNDSYGHPVGDAVLKTIVDTCRQQLRDSDLMGRLGGAEFAIQLPRTTLADALMVAERIRAAVEVLPVKTERAVLQLTASLGVTTIRAEDSTVSLFKRADEALQSAKQAGRNRVVEAQAASTLDI; from the coding sequence ATGGATATCAAGACCCTGGTACTGGCCCTGGCGCTTGGCAACCTGAGCCTGTGCGCGGCCCTGTTCTTCTTCGAGTACGAGCGCAAGAAGTCGCTCAGCATGTCCACCTGGGCGGTGGCCAAGCAATGCCAGGCCGTGGCCTGGTGTCTGCTGTATTTCCGCGGCGTGCTGCCCGATTCCCTCTCCATCTTGCTGGGCAACAGCCTGCTGTTTGCCGGCATGGCGCTGGACGCGGGCGCACTGTGGCAGGCGGCCGGGCGCAGCAGCTGGCGCCGCTATGTCTTGCCGGCGCTGGGTGTGTCGGTGGGGCTGTTTGCCGCCTGTTATCTGTTCGACGTGGCGCCGCTGCTGCGCAGCGCCGGCGGTTCGCTGATCGTCGCCGGCTTCTTCCTCGCCGGCGTGGCCGCGCTGTGCCTGAAATGGCGCGAGGCGAGCATGCTGCGCCGCTTCCTCGTCGTCAGCATGGGTCTGCTGTCCTTGCTGATCGCCGCGCGCGGCGTGCTGGCCGCCACGATCCCGGCTTTTGACGCGGAGCTGCTGCAGCTGGCCGGCTTCGGCGCCCTGTACCTGATGATGCTGACGAACGCTTTCGGCTATTTGCTGCTGTCGCGTGAAAAACTGGGCGGCGAGCTGGCGCGCCTGGAGGTGCTCGACGCGGCCACGGGCGTGCCGAACCGGCGCGGCTTTTACCAGGCGCTGGCGCCGTGGATGGCGCTGGCGCGCCGGCCTGGCTTGCCCACGGCGCTGGTGGTGCTCAATATCGACCACTTCAAACGAGTCAACGACAGCTATGGCCATCCGGTCGGTGATGCGGTGCTGAAAACCATCGTCGACACCTGCCGCCAGCAGTTGCGCGACAGCGACCTGATGGGCCGCCTGGGCGGCGCCGAGTTCGCCATCCAGCTGCCGCGCACGACCTTGGCCGATGCGCTGATGGTGGCCGAGCGCATCCGCGCCGCCGTCGAAGTGCTGCCCGTCAAGACGGAACGGGCCGTGCTGCAACTGACGGCCAGCCTGGGCGTGACCACCATCCGCGCCGAAGACAGCACCGTCAGCCTGTTCAAGCGGGCCGACGAAGCGCTGCAATCGGCCAAGCAGGCGGGCCGCAACAGGGTCGTCGAGGCGCAAGCTGCGAGCACCCTCGATATTTAA
- a CDS encoding IS1595 family transposase, whose protein sequence is MLPAEWISFIAQFAHLSQRQRQAGIALLRGNSPHDATVALLESVAQLRLACPACHSVHLHRHGHAHGLQRYRCVPCGRTFNALTGTPLARLRHKTLWLDYTDCLLASDSVRKAALQLGVHRNTTFRWRHRFLSLAKTDRPHGLHGIAEADELYLLESEKGSRNMTRPARHRGGHAHKRGISNEQVCILVARDRTGQTLDFVTGKGALTKAQLHHCLLPVIDKDVLLVTDGHAAYRAFAREAGISHQAVNLRAGIRVQGAAHVQNVNAYHSRLRQWLGPFHGVATRYLPNYLGWRWILDARRIRSPETLLKVTLGAFPHLTVT, encoded by the coding sequence ATGCTGCCAGCCGAATGGATCAGTTTTATCGCGCAGTTTGCTCATTTGAGCCAGCGCCAGCGGCAGGCGGGCATTGCCCTGCTGCGAGGTAACTCTCCACACGACGCGACCGTCGCGCTGCTGGAAAGTGTGGCGCAGTTGCGATTGGCCTGTCCCGCCTGCCACTCGGTGCACTTGCACCGGCACGGCCATGCGCACGGCCTGCAGCGCTACCGCTGCGTGCCCTGCGGTCGCACCTTCAATGCACTCACCGGCACGCCGTTGGCCCGCTTGCGCCATAAAACCTTGTGGCTCGACTACACCGATTGCCTGCTGGCATCGGATTCCGTGCGCAAGGCGGCGTTACAGCTGGGCGTACACCGCAACACGACGTTCCGCTGGCGCCACCGGTTTTTGTCGTTGGCAAAGACGGACAGACCGCATGGTCTGCACGGCATCGCCGAAGCCGACGAGTTATATCTGCTGGAATCGGAAAAGGGATCCAGAAACATGACGCGTCCAGCGCGCCACCGGGGCGGCCATGCCCACAAGCGCGGCATTTCCAATGAACAGGTCTGCATCCTGGTGGCACGCGACCGCACGGGGCAGACGCTCGATTTTGTCACGGGAAAAGGGGCGTTGACGAAAGCGCAGCTGCATCATTGCTTGTTGCCTGTCATCGACAAGGACGTGCTGCTGGTGACCGATGGCCATGCCGCCTACCGGGCCTTTGCGAGGGAAGCGGGCATCAGCCACCAGGCCGTCAACTTGCGCGCCGGCATCCGCGTGCAGGGCGCCGCCCATGTGCAGAACGTCAATGCCTATCACAGCCGTTTGCGGCAATGGCTGGGTCCGTTTCATGGCGTGGCGACGCGCTACCTGCCGAACTACCTGGGCTGGCGCTGGATCCTCGACGCCAGGCGCATCCGTTCACCGGAAACGTTATTGAAAGTAACGCTGGGCGCATTCCCACATTTGACGGTGACATAG
- a CDS encoding calcium:proton antiporter, giving the protein MKMLKSLPVWPLAAPIAGWLFLFGSTFNLGGTYQILLVAGLIGSVLAAVYHAEVVAHRIGEPYGTLVLALAVTLIEVALIVSLMLAGGPETTGLARDTVFAAIMIILNGIVGICLLLGAGRHREQTFGLLGVSASLATLAAIAVLTLVLPNYTSSAAGPFYNSSQLIFIAVISLVLYGTFVLVQTVRHRDYFLPKEAVGDEEVHAAPPTPTVAWVSAGALLVCLGAVVLLAKSLAPALETAIAAMGAPKTLVGIVIAAIVLLPEGLAAVRAARANRLQTSLNLALGSALASIGLTIPAVVVVSLATGLTITLGLDIKSTVLLLLSLMVATLSLGTGRTTVMQGTVHLVIFAVYLFTTIVP; this is encoded by the coding sequence ATGAAAATGCTCAAATCCCTGCCTGTATGGCCGCTTGCCGCCCCGATTGCCGGTTGGCTGTTCCTGTTCGGTTCCACCTTCAATCTTGGCGGCACCTACCAGATACTGCTGGTGGCTGGCCTGATCGGCAGCGTGCTGGCCGCCGTGTACCACGCGGAAGTGGTGGCCCACCGAATCGGCGAACCGTATGGCACCCTGGTGCTGGCGCTGGCCGTGACCCTGATCGAGGTGGCGCTGATCGTCTCGCTGATGCTGGCCGGCGGACCGGAAACGACGGGCCTGGCGCGCGACACCGTGTTTGCCGCCATCATGATCATTTTGAACGGCATCGTCGGCATCTGCCTGTTGCTGGGCGCCGGGCGCCATCGCGAGCAGACCTTCGGCCTGCTGGGCGTGAGCGCGTCGCTGGCCACCCTGGCGGCGATTGCCGTTCTGACCCTGGTGCTGCCGAACTACACCTCGAGCGCCGCCGGTCCTTTCTACAATTCCAGCCAGCTGATTTTCATCGCCGTGATCTCGCTGGTCCTGTATGGCACCTTCGTGCTGGTGCAGACGGTGCGCCACCGCGACTACTTCCTGCCCAAGGAAGCCGTCGGTGATGAAGAGGTGCATGCGGCGCCGCCCACGCCCACGGTCGCCTGGGTCAGCGCCGGCGCGCTGCTCGTGTGCCTGGGCGCAGTGGTGCTGCTGGCCAAGTCGCTGGCGCCCGCGCTGGAGACGGCGATTGCCGCCATGGGCGCGCCGAAAACCCTGGTCGGCATCGTCATCGCCGCCATCGTGCTGCTGCCCGAAGGCCTGGCCGCCGTGCGCGCCGCGCGTGCGAACCGTCTGCAAACGAGCCTGAACCTGGCGCTCGGTTCCGCGCTGGCCAGCATCGGCCTGACGATACCCGCCGTGGTGGTGGTGTCGCTGGCCACGGGCCTGACGATCACGCTGGGACTCGACATCAAGTCGACGGTGCTGTTGCTGCTGTCGCTGATGGTGGCCACCCTGTCGCTGGGCACGGGACGCACCACGGTCATGCAGGGCACGGTGCACCTGGTGATTTTTGCGGTTTATTTATTCACCACCATCGTGCCGTAA
- a CDS encoding Ppx/GppA phosphatase family protein: MYAAVDLGSNSFRLHVGKHDGDTIRVVKSVRDPIRLAAGLDANGDLTEAAMQGALACLQRFRAILAGFELDAVRVVATSAMRVARNGAVFLPLAEQAIGHPIEIISGEEEGRLIYMGVANALAIPGERRLVMDIGGGSTELILGRGNDIERVESFSLGTVKQSLSFFIGGRIDAPSFEAAILSARSHFEDAAPPYHPQHWKTAYGSSGTIRTIADIIARNKLGDGLLTSVSLDALARRFIELGHTSRIDMPGLRPDRASTIVGGLAILIGLFRELAIPAMTPIEAGLRMGVMWDLYLRSTKRDRREQSVQGCMEKFHIDQQRAGRVAEQALAMYAQLKPTSDALVKCLRWSSLLHEVGLAVSQTGYHKHASYIVENADLPGFTTREQKTMSRLILAQKGNLRKIGEVLSDPDFAKAVLALRLSILLMHARIEADFSELRLRMKSRIELDIKRGWVAHHPTVSFWIEKEQEFWDEVGVDFTIRASA, from the coding sequence ATGTATGCAGCGGTGGACCTGGGGTCCAACAGTTTTCGTTTACACGTCGGCAAGCATGATGGCGACACGATCCGCGTGGTCAAGAGCGTGCGCGACCCGATACGCCTGGCCGCCGGTCTGGACGCCAATGGCGACCTGACCGAAGCGGCCATGCAGGGCGCGCTGGCTTGTTTGCAGCGCTTTCGCGCCATCCTCGCCGGCTTTGAGCTCGATGCCGTGCGCGTGGTGGCCACGTCGGCCATGCGCGTGGCGCGCAACGGCGCCGTCTTCCTGCCGCTGGCCGAGCAAGCCATCGGCCATCCGATCGAGATCATCTCGGGCGAGGAAGAGGGGCGCCTGATCTACATGGGCGTGGCCAATGCGCTGGCCATACCCGGCGAACGCCGGCTGGTGATGGACATCGGCGGCGGCTCGACCGAACTGATACTGGGGCGCGGCAACGATATCGAGCGGGTGGAGTCGTTCAGCCTGGGCACCGTCAAGCAAAGCCTGTCGTTCTTCATCGGCGGACGCATCGACGCGCCGTCGTTCGAGGCGGCCATTTTGTCCGCGCGCAGCCACTTCGAGGATGCGGCGCCGCCGTATCATCCGCAGCACTGGAAGACGGCCTACGGCTCTTCCGGCACCATCCGCACCATCGCCGACATCATCGCCCGCAACAAGCTCGGTGATGGCTTGCTCACGAGCGTCAGCCTCGACGCGCTGGCGCGCCGCTTCATCGAACTCGGTCACACCAGCCGCATCGACATGCCCGGTTTGCGTCCCGACCGCGCCAGCACCATCGTCGGCGGCCTGGCCATCTTGATCGGCCTGTTCCGCGAACTGGCCATTCCCGCCATGACGCCGATCGAGGCGGGTTTGCGCATGGGCGTGATGTGGGATTTGTACCTGCGCTCGACCAAGCGCGACCGCCGCGAGCAGTCGGTGCAGGGCTGCATGGAGAAATTTCATATCGACCAGCAGCGCGCCGGCCGGGTGGCCGAGCAGGCGCTGGCCATGTATGCGCAGCTCAAGCCCACCTCCGACGCCCTGGTGAAATGCCTGCGCTGGAGCAGCCTGCTGCACGAAGTGGGCCTGGCCGTGTCGCAGACGGGCTACCACAAGCATGCCTCCTACATCGTGGAAAACGCCGACTTGCCCGGTTTTACCACGCGCGAACAGAAGACCATGAGCCGCTTGATCCTGGCGCAGAAGGGCAACTTGCGCAAGATCGGCGAAGTGCTGTCCGACCCCGATTTTGCCAAGGCCGTGCTGGCCCTGCGCCTGTCGATCCTGCTCATGCATGCGCGCATCGAAGCCGATTTCAGCGAACTGCGCCTGCGCATGAAGAGCCGCATCGAGCTCGATATCAAGCGCGGCTGGGTGGCGCACCATCCTACCGTGTCGTTCTGGATCGAGAAGGAGCAGGAATTCTGGGACGAGGTGGGAGTCGATTTCACCATCCGCGCCAGCGCATAG
- the fdhD gene encoding formate dehydrogenase accessory sulfurtransferase FdhD, with translation MSEDTEIERAGFVERAIVRHQAGVATPAIDHVAEEIPVALVFNGISHVVMMATPRDLEAFAYGFALTEGVVASADAIFDCEVFLRADSAEVALSIAQEDFVRLKDRRRQLTGRTGCGVCGIDSIDMLDLRPQALPPSLIRVDLPAALARASSGLREHQALMRETGGVHAAAWCTPDGDIVHVFEDVGRHNGLDKLIGHLALHDIDMRRGFVFLSSRGSYELARKAARMQIPLLATISAPSSLAISIATQAGMKLVGFCRQDAYVDYTPAITL, from the coding sequence ATGTCAGAAGATACAGAGATCGAACGCGCCGGCTTCGTCGAGCGCGCCATCGTCCGCCACCAGGCGGGCGTTGCTACCCCCGCCATCGACCACGTCGCCGAGGAAATTCCTGTCGCGCTGGTCTTCAATGGCATTTCCCACGTCGTCATGATGGCCACCCCGCGCGATCTGGAAGCGTTCGCATATGGCTTCGCGCTGACGGAAGGCGTGGTCGCTTCCGCCGATGCCATCTTCGACTGCGAAGTGTTCCTGCGCGCCGACTCCGCCGAAGTGGCGTTGAGCATCGCCCAGGAAGATTTCGTGCGCCTGAAGGACCGGCGCCGCCAGCTGACGGGCCGCACGGGCTGCGGCGTGTGCGGCATCGACAGCATCGACATGCTCGACTTGCGGCCGCAAGCGCTGCCGCCGTCCCTGATCCGCGTCGACTTGCCGGCCGCATTGGCGCGCGCATCAAGCGGCCTGCGCGAGCACCAGGCGCTGATGCGGGAAACGGGCGGCGTGCACGCGGCCGCGTGGTGCACGCCCGACGGCGATATCGTGCACGTGTTCGAGGATGTCGGCCGCCACAATGGCCTCGATAAATTGATTGGCCATCTGGCGCTGCACGATATCGACATGCGGCGCGGCTTCGTCTTCCTGTCCAGCCGTGGCAGCTACGAGCTGGCGCGCAAGGCGGCGCGCATGCAGATCCCGCTGCTGGCGACGATTTCCGCCCCCAGTTCACTGGCCATTTCCATCGCCACGCAGGCGGGCATGAAGCTGGTGGGTTTCTGCCGCCAGGATGCCTACGTCGATTACACGCCAGCCATCACGCTTTAA
- a CDS encoding FdhF/YdeP family oxidoreductase gives MKDTDAVHITPYTKPAAGWDALKHVAISLRQERVAPGNLKALLAQNQPDGFDCPGCAWPDRNHASTFAFCENGAKAVAAEATSRRAGPELFASHTVTQLLEQSDYALEQHGRLTEPMVYDAASDRYVPISWDDACALVGRHLRALPDPDQAAFYTSGRASNEAAFLYQLMARLYGTNNFPDCSNLCHEATSRGLPATVGIGKGTVTLADFELADTILIFGQNPATNHPRMLGELRDCARRGGSIVSINPLRERGLQRFMDPQSALEMATLGSTRLAGLFVQPTLGGDFALIKAVAKRVVEHDDAAQAAGRPAVIDHAFIAEHCSGFDAFRDDLRAENWQLLVAESGVARAQIEALTDIFIHGQRIIATWGMGLTQHKHSVAAIRMLSNLMMLRGQIGKPGAGLCPVRGHSNVQGDRTVGIEEKPTAAFLDRLGQVYGFAPPRAHGHDVVATIAAMRRGEVKVFIALGGNFAAATPDTPLTFAALRQCTLTVQVATKLNRSHLVIGREALLLPTLGRTEIDLQHGVAQGVTVEDSMSMVHISYGRNAPASPQLRSEVAIVAGMAEATVGSSLVDWRAYAADYARIRDDIEKVFDDFYDYNARVAQPGGFHLTVASRERVWKTASGKASFLVAPLPLDTPLHRARARHGERLMVLMSTRSHDQYNTTIYGMDDRYRGVYGTRKVVFANAEDIAMLGFADGELVDLIGAWDDGVGRRADGFRLVAYDIPRGCLGAYYPETNALVPLASTADGAGTPTSKSVPVLLQRSEVKA, from the coding sequence ATGAAAGACACCGACGCCGTCCACATCACGCCCTACACCAAGCCCGCCGCCGGCTGGGACGCCTTGAAACACGTGGCCATCAGCCTGCGCCAGGAGCGCGTCGCGCCCGGGAACCTGAAGGCGCTGCTGGCGCAAAACCAGCCCGACGGTTTTGACTGTCCCGGCTGCGCCTGGCCCGACCGCAACCACGCTTCCACGTTTGCCTTTTGCGAAAACGGCGCCAAGGCCGTCGCCGCCGAAGCGACCAGCCGCCGCGCCGGCCCGGAGCTGTTCGCCAGCCATACCGTCACGCAGCTGCTGGAGCAGTCGGACTACGCGCTCGAGCAGCACGGCCGTTTGACGGAACCGATGGTGTACGACGCCGCCAGCGACCGCTACGTGCCGATCTCCTGGGACGACGCCTGCGCGCTCGTGGGGCGCCACCTGCGCGCCCTGCCCGACCCGGACCAGGCTGCGTTCTATACGTCGGGCCGCGCCAGCAACGAAGCGGCCTTTCTGTACCAGCTGATGGCGCGCCTGTACGGCACCAATAACTTCCCCGACTGCTCCAACCTGTGCCACGAGGCGACCAGCCGCGGCTTGCCGGCCACGGTCGGCATCGGCAAGGGCACGGTGACCCTGGCCGACTTCGAACTGGCCGACACCATCCTCATCTTCGGCCAGAATCCAGCCACCAACCACCCGCGCATGCTGGGCGAACTGCGCGACTGCGCGCGCCGCGGCGGCAGCATCGTCTCCATCAATCCCCTGCGCGAACGGGGCTTGCAGCGCTTCATGGACCCGCAAAGCGCGCTGGAAATGGCGACCCTGGGCAGCACGCGCCTGGCCGGCCTGTTCGTCCAGCCCACCTTGGGCGGCGACTTCGCCCTGATCAAGGCCGTCGCCAAGAGGGTCGTCGAGCATGACGACGCGGCGCAGGCGGCAGGCAGGCCCGCCGTCATCGACCACGCCTTCATCGCGGAACACTGCAGCGGCTTCGACGCTTTCCGCGACGACTTGCGCGCAGAGAATTGGCAACTGCTCGTGGCAGAATCGGGCGTGGCGCGCGCGCAGATCGAGGCGCTGACGGACATTTTTATTCATGGCCAGCGCATCATCGCCACCTGGGGCATGGGACTGACGCAGCACAAGCACAGCGTGGCGGCCATCCGCATGCTGTCAAACCTGATGATGCTGCGCGGGCAGATCGGCAAGCCCGGTGCAGGGCTGTGCCCCGTGCGCGGCCACTCGAACGTGCAGGGCGACCGCACGGTGGGCATCGAGGAAAAGCCGACGGCGGCCTTCCTCGACCGTCTGGGCCAGGTGTATGGATTCGCGCCGCCGCGCGCGCATGGCCACGACGTGGTGGCCACCATCGCAGCGATGCGGCGCGGCGAGGTAAAAGTGTTCATCGCGCTGGGCGGCAATTTCGCGGCCGCCACGCCGGACACGCCGCTGACCTTTGCCGCCCTGCGCCAGTGCACGCTGACGGTGCAGGTGGCCACCAAGCTCAATCGCAGCCACCTGGTCATCGGCCGTGAAGCCCTGCTGCTGCCCACCCTGGGGCGCACGGAAATCGACCTGCAGCACGGCGTGGCGCAGGGCGTGACGGTGGAAGACTCGATGAGCATGGTGCATATCTCGTACGGCCGCAATGCGCCCGCTTCGCCGCAGCTGCGCTCGGAAGTGGCCATCGTGGCCGGCATGGCCGAAGCGACCGTGGGGAGCAGCCTGGTGGACTGGCGCGCGTATGCGGCAGACTATGCGCGTATCCGCGACGATATCGAAAAGGTATTCGACGATTTTTACGACTACAACGCCAGGGTGGCGCAGCCGGGCGGCTTTCATCTGACGGTGGCGTCGCGCGAACGCGTGTGGAAGACGGCCAGCGGCAAGGCCAGCTTCCTCGTCGCCCCGCTGCCGCTGGACACGCCGCTGCACCGCGCTAGAGCGCGCCACGGCGAACGCCTGATGGTGTTGATGAGCACGCGCTCGCACGACCAGTACAACACCACCATCTACGGCATGGATGACCGCTACCGCGGCGTGTACGGCACGCGCAAGGTGGTCTTCGCCAACGCGGAAGATATCGCCATGCTGGGCTTTGCCGATGGCGAGCTGGTGGACCTGATCGGCGCCTGGGACGATGGCGTGGGGCGCCGCGCCGACGGTTTCCGGCTCGTCGCCTACGACATCCCGCGCGGCTGCCTGGGCGCGTATTACCCCGAGACGAACGCGCTGGTGCCGCTGGCCAGCACGGCCGACGGCGCCGGCACGCCCACGTCAAAGTCCGTGCCCGTGCTGCTGCAACGCAGTGAAGTTAAAGCGTGA
- a CDS encoding GNAT family N-acetyltransferase: MQNIIASNEAKARPVQLVLSQATTAAEVREVQRLRYKVFIETMGLTSLANADGLDSDEFDAHCDHLIVRDADTLKVVGTYRVLSAAKAAKIGRLYSENEFDLSRLKNLRGRMVEAGRACIHPKYRGGSVIMLLWSGLAEYMRRERCDYLVGCASISLADGGHNAVAVYQALAEKHMAPSEYRVTPHLPFPIHQVEAAHKPQVPPLIKGYLRSGAWICGEPAWDPDFESADMFMMMPLANLDERYARHYGVVPG; this comes from the coding sequence ATGCAGAACATAATCGCATCAAACGAAGCCAAGGCCCGTCCGGTCCAACTGGTGCTGAGCCAGGCCACTACCGCGGCGGAAGTGCGCGAAGTCCAGCGTTTGCGCTACAAGGTGTTTATCGAAACCATGGGCCTGACGTCGCTGGCCAACGCCGATGGCCTCGACAGCGATGAATTCGACGCGCACTGCGACCACCTGATCGTGCGCGATGCCGATACCCTGAAAGTGGTGGGCACCTACCGCGTGCTGAGCGCGGCCAAGGCGGCCAAGATCGGCCGGCTGTATTCGGAAAACGAGTTCGACCTGAGCCGCCTGAAGAACCTGCGCGGACGCATGGTCGAAGCGGGCCGCGCCTGCATCCACCCGAAATACCGGGGCGGCAGCGTGATCATGCTGCTGTGGTCTGGCCTGGCCGAGTACATGCGCCGCGAGCGCTGCGACTACCTGGTCGGCTGCGCCAGCATCAGCCTGGCCGATGGCGGGCATAACGCCGTCGCCGTGTACCAGGCGCTGGCCGAAAAGCACATGGCCCCAAGCGAATACCGCGTCACGCCGCACCTGCCTTTCCCCATCCACCAGGTGGAAGCGGCGCACAAGCCGCAGGTGCCGCCGCTGATCAAGGGTTACCTGCGTTCGGGCGCCTGGATTTGCGGCGAACCGGCCTGGGATCCTGATTTCGAAAGCGCCGACATGTTCATGATGATGCCGCTGGCGAATCTGGACGAGCGCTATGCGCGCCATTACGGCGTGGTGCCTGGCTAA